A genomic region of Acidiferrobacteraceae bacterium contains the following coding sequences:
- a CDS encoding nitrogenase component 1, protein REVAYAHRARAAMMVCSKAMINIARKMEERYSIPFFEGSFYGISDMSDSLRSIADLLVQRGAPAELKKRTEALVAREEARAWKRLEPYRERLAGKRVLLITGGVKSWSVVAALQEIGIEIVGTSVKKSTKEDKDRIKQIMGEEAHMIEEMTPKEMYKMLKDARADIMLSGGRSQFVALKAKMPWLDINQERHHAYAGYDGMVALVKEIDKALYNPVWEQVRKPAPWEVQGAEG, encoded by the coding sequence CGCGAGGTGGCCTACGCCCACCGCGCGCGGGCCGCGATGATGGTCTGTTCCAAGGCCATGATCAACATCGCCCGCAAGATGGAAGAGCGTTATTCCATTCCCTTCTTCGAAGGTTCGTTCTACGGCATCAGCGACATGAGCGACAGCCTGCGCAGCATCGCCGATCTGCTGGTGCAGCGGGGCGCGCCGGCAGAGCTGAAAAAACGCACCGAGGCCCTGGTCGCGCGTGAAGAGGCGCGCGCCTGGAAACGGCTTGAGCCCTATCGCGAACGGCTCGCGGGCAAACGGGTGCTGCTGATCACCGGCGGCGTGAAGTCCTGGTCGGTGGTGGCGGCGCTACAGGAGATCGGCATCGAGATCGTCGGCACCAGCGTGAAGAAGTCGACCAAGGAAGACAAGGACCGGATCAAGCAGATCATGGGCGAAGAGGCGCACATGATCGAGGAAATGACGCCGAAGGAGATGTACAAGATGCTGAAGGACGCCCGCGCGGACATCATGTTGTCCGGTGGACGGTCCCAGTTCGTAGCGCTCAAGGCGAAAATGCCGTGGCTGGACATCAACCAGGAGCGGCACCATGCCTATGCCGGCTACGACGGCATGGTGGCCCTGGTCAAGGAAATCGACAAGGCGCTCTACAACCCGGTCTGGGAACAGGTGCGCAAGCCCGCGCCCTGGGAAGTGCAGGGCGCGGAGGGCTGA